Below is a genomic region from Henckelia pumila isolate YLH828 chromosome 3, ASM3356847v2, whole genome shotgun sequence.
GACGTGAAAAGGGAGATCACCGGGGTTTTGTACCACGAAATGACGCACATTTGGCAATGGAACGGGAACGGGCAAACGCCGGGAGGCTTGATCGAAGGGATCGCTGATTTCGTCCGGCTGAGGGCGGGGTATGCTCCGAGCCACTGGGTGGCACCGGGGCAGGGCGACCGATGGGACCAAGGGTACGATGTGACGGCCAGGTTCCTGGATTATTGCAATGGTCTGAGGAATGGGTTTGTGGCAGAGCTCAACAAGAAGATGAGAAATGGTTACAACGTTAATTTCTTCGTGGACTTGCTTGGAAAGAACGTGGATCAGCTCTGGAAGGATTACAAAGCTAAATACAATCAATCCTAAAATTAATcatacaatatatatttataattactTCCTCTATAAATCAATAATAAACTGCTTACGTGATTTTAATTGTAAGAATAAAGAAAGATATTGCAACTTTTTATCTTTGAAGTGATTATAATAATGCGTTCTCGTCAATTTTATACTACTCGTGGATGTTttaatcagaaaaaaaaaataatgtagAAAACCAAGCTGGGGAAGTCCTTCAAATATAATCTAACATTCATGGGTGTTTCGATGTTACCCCTTCGGACATTGCATGAAATGTAAATCCATTGCCTGAATGATAGCATCAAGAAATtaacattcaaaacatgaaaagTGTTGTGTGTGAATTAACGAAGAAATTATTagaatttctatttttttatctTCAAATCATGTTCAACATTTTTCTAGCAAAATACCCCTCTCATTAACACagctaaaatataatattagatataaattttaattattatgatatttGTTAATTATAAACACTaatttcatatattattatatctaaatattaattattacaatTATATCATATGCTTTGATTTCTTATTATTTTCGATCATTTAATATATAGTTAATGTTTTAGAATATCTatatattttcacttctttatAATTACGTCTATTTATCATTTTGTATTCAAGgagttaaatatttttacaaagTATTTGATTTTTTGGCTTATTATATATTCATGTTTCTAAGTTATATATAGACTCATTAGTCAATACTTTTTACTAGTggtataaaaaaaactaatcaaATTAATATCCTATTAATTATAACACCAATTAATGTTTATGCACCGATGTGGGTGCATGAATTATTAATCTGGGTTGTTTTGACCGCCAAAAAATCGTACTTATTAATCTCGTTAATtcacaataaataaatcaaaaaaactTTGCAATAGGCGTGTCTGACGTGTGATCTCACGCACATTGGGAGAGCGTAAGGGTGGGACACAGCTGTCCCACCTCACATTTCCGGTAAGTTAGATCCTACCTATACAGGCACTGCCTTGAGGTAGATCTAACGGTGGATATTTACCAATAAATGTGGGGTCCATTAGTTTTTAGTGGACCCcgcatgtattgataaatgaaGACCCTTAGATCTATCATGAGGATAATGCCTGTAAAGATAGGTTGAAATAAACCCACATTCCCCCattcaatcaattttttttattaaaaaacattaaaaaaaaaaaaaggaattgtAGCCGTTATTGGCAGCtttcttttaaataaaaaaaattaaaaattaatttatttaatataaaataatacgtAGTGGATAGTGAGACCATAAATAATGAGTGTTGATATTAAATGGATGtggatatttattaataataaaaaaaatttaatatgatgAGTATGTGACATGTAAACCCCACACTTTTTGAGGATATGAAAGGTTGTATAATGTAGATTAATCGGACCAATGCGGGTGCCCTTATATCTTGATCACAAAGTAATCAATGAGAtcgaataattatttaattacttAAAGTGTTCTatatgttgaaaatatatataaatatatattattatttattgttgaatgttgaaggttgaaagttgaaaattgagttgtaaaatattgaaaattagtgtgtgatgatgtaattaatgatgtattaatttttgactaatctccaattgagatctataaataggtctctccatttgtgtagaaaaacacaattgtgaagagagaaaaattttataaagtgtagaatttgataaattttgagtttttgagtttttactttttaccgtaatttttactttttcacaacacgttatcagcacgatcgctcgaaggttctctatattttccgacgctccaaaatacaagaagaagtcaaaaatattcaacaagtaagaatttttattttactgtttatatatttttattgtgtatatattaatatataatatcatgttatgaaaaaataatttttttcaaaacttgttataaatcctgggaggatgttaagacgacatcccacactcccggtaagggatacgacaagtataaaagcctctaaggtttttaaaca
It encodes:
- the LOC140892963 gene encoding uncharacterized protein, encoding MANIALIISTLAILSAMQGCMAIVFSVANTAGNTPGGVRFNTDIGAQYSLQTMVDSTNFIFRTFQQTNPSDRKDVARVSLFIDDIDGVAYASNNEIHVSARYIQGYSGDVKREITGVLYHEMTHIWQWNGNGQTPGGLIEGIADFVRLRAGYAPSHWVAPGQGDRWDQGYDVTARFLDYCNGLRNGFVAELNKKMRNGYNVNFFVDLLGKNVDQLWKDYKAKYNQS